In a single window of the Terriglobia bacterium genome:
- a CDS encoding MFS transporter has product MADTTQVTKSQVSGQRLRSLPHLRWWICALLFCGSTVNYIDRGTIAILAPHLQQLFHITEADYGWIIAAFMWAYAIFMLISGGIVDWLGTRVGYAISMGWWGLATIGHALARGVFSFGAARFMLGAGEAGNFPASIKAVAEWFPKRERALATGIFNSGTNIGNVIAYPVVGAILLRWGWQAAFIVTGIFALIIMVVWLAVYRTPRLHRWLSLEELKKIELREPDEEEEPEAKIEWRRLLAYREAWGFTVAKFLTDPIWWFYVFWLPKYLVQARGFSIQQLEWFGTIPFVAAIIGSVGGGWLSGFLIRRGWSVNAGRKTAMAVCAFSMPAGIAAVLTGNIWLALALISVSTSAHQGWSANLFTLSSDIFPKRDVASVVGIGGAAGAVGGMIIAPLAGYVLQFTHSYVPLFIICGTMHPIALGLVHLIIPKIKPITHPARA; this is encoded by the coding sequence ATGGCCGACACGACTCAAGTGACGAAATCTCAAGTCTCCGGACAGCGGCTCCGCAGCCTTCCGCATCTGCGATGGTGGATTTGCGCTCTGCTTTTCTGTGGTTCCACCGTCAATTATATTGACCGCGGCACCATCGCCATTCTGGCGCCGCACCTTCAGCAGCTTTTCCATATTACTGAAGCTGATTACGGCTGGATCATCGCCGCCTTCATGTGGGCCTATGCCATCTTCATGCTGATCTCGGGCGGCATCGTTGACTGGCTGGGCACCAGAGTGGGTTATGCGATCTCCATGGGATGGTGGGGATTGGCTACCATCGGGCACGCGTTGGCGCGCGGTGTGTTTTCCTTCGGCGCTGCGAGGTTTATGCTGGGCGCGGGCGAAGCGGGCAACTTCCCGGCCTCCATCAAGGCCGTTGCGGAATGGTTCCCGAAGCGAGAGCGTGCGCTGGCCACCGGTATTTTCAATTCCGGAACCAATATCGGCAACGTCATTGCCTATCCGGTGGTGGGCGCCATCCTGCTGCGCTGGGGATGGCAAGCGGCCTTCATTGTCACCGGGATTTTCGCGCTGATCATCATGGTGGTATGGCTGGCGGTTTATCGAACGCCCAGGCTGCATCGCTGGCTGTCGCTGGAGGAACTGAAGAAGATCGAACTGCGGGAGCCGGACGAAGAAGAAGAACCCGAGGCAAAAATCGAGTGGCGCCGGCTGCTGGCGTATCGTGAGGCGTGGGGCTTTACAGTGGCCAAGTTCCTCACCGATCCCATCTGGTGGTTCTACGTTTTCTGGCTGCCCAAGTACCTGGTGCAGGCGCGAGGCTTCAGCATTCAACAGCTTGAGTGGTTCGGCACCATCCCATTTGTTGCCGCGATTATCGGCAGTGTAGGCGGCGGCTGGCTATCCGGCTTCCTTATACGGAGAGGCTGGAGCGTGAATGCCGGCCGCAAGACCGCCATGGCCGTGTGCGCCTTCTCCATGCCCGCCGGCATTGCTGCGGTCTTGACCGGGAACATCTGGCTGGCGCTGGCGCTGATCTCGGTTTCTACTTCCGCCCACCAGGGTTGGTCGGCGAACCTTTTTACGCTGTCTTCCGACATCTTTCCCAAGCGCGACGTTGCCTCGGTGGTGGGAATCGGCGGGGCAGCGGGCGCCGTGGGCGGCATGATCATTGCTCCGCTGGCGGGCTATGTTCTGCAGTTCACCCACTCCTACGTTCCGCTGTTTATCATCTGCGGCACTATGCACCCCATCGCGCTGGGGCTGGTGCACCTGATTATTCCCAAAATCAAGCCCATCACGCATCCTGCTCGAGCCTGA
- the iolB gene encoding 5-deoxy-glucuronate isomerase, with translation MERHIKAKADGKYRQIVAPGTMKFLDFARVQLKNGETHSGTSGNREYVLDIFSGTASVSIKSGKGERQVYENAGGRADVFSGPPVMVYIPMQSTFDIKATSDAVDIGIFSAPSGAATVPRLLQGSDVTLNRAGRDNWQRNVYSALDLDTQAERLLAGETLNPSGNWSSYPPHKHDRKNPPNEAVLEEVYFFRVKPSQGYGFIWTYTAPDDPDGFSTVFVVRDGDTVLLPKGYHPVVAAPGYELHYTWVLAGEERRYGAWSDDPQHAWVKQQ, from the coding sequence ATGGAACGCCACATTAAAGCCAAGGCCGATGGAAAGTACCGGCAGATTGTCGCGCCCGGAACCATGAAGTTTCTGGATTTCGCCCGCGTGCAATTGAAAAACGGAGAGACGCACTCCGGCACGTCAGGCAATCGCGAGTACGTGTTGGACATCTTTTCCGGCACCGCATCAGTTTCGATCAAAAGCGGCAAGGGCGAGCGGCAGGTCTATGAAAACGCCGGCGGCCGTGCCGATGTCTTTTCCGGCCCGCCCGTGATGGTTTACATTCCCATGCAATCCACTTTTGACATCAAGGCAACTTCGGACGCCGTGGACATCGGTATTTTCTCCGCCCCTTCGGGCGCCGCCACGGTGCCGCGCCTGCTGCAGGGTTCAGACGTCACCCTCAATCGCGCGGGGCGCGACAACTGGCAGCGGAACGTCTATTCCGCGCTCGACCTGGACACTCAGGCCGAGCGGTTGCTCGCCGGCGAAACTCTGAACCCTTCGGGCAACTGGTCCAGCTATCCTCCGCACAAACACGACCGCAAAAATCCTCCAAACGAGGCGGTGCTGGAGGAAGTCTACTTTTTCCGCGTCAAGCCTTCGCAGGGCTACGGGTTCATCTGGACTTACACCGCGCCGGACGATCCCGATGGTTTTTCAACCGTTTTTGTGGTTCGCGACGGCGATACAGTGCTGTTGCCCAAGGGTTACCATCCGGTGGTGGCTGCGCCGGGCTACGAGTTGCATTACACCTGGGTGCTGGCCGGAGAAGAGCGCCGCTATGGCGCCTGGAGCGACGACCCGCAACACGCCTGGGTGAAACAGCAATAA
- a CDS encoding PmoA family protein: MTNRKLAPLAAATGAMLLLSSALLQGQGPVEITRTGDTISVRIAGAPFTTYHFGTESPKPYLSPLRSAQGTIVTRGWPMVTDLPGEDHDHPHQRAMYFGHGDINKIDFWAEKNLTREEQTVNGVFYPSQDLPKGRTVIRRIEEMQGGPNSGVLRAAFDLVKPAGEVMGEEVQAYTFSGDKNNRVIDCAFTLRANHGPLKIADTKEGTFAIRVVHALDSPPGRMVNSNGGAGEKEIWGKKANWVDYNGKVDGEEVGIAIFDSPRNFRHPTTWTARGYGLFGVNPFGLSVFFNNPKLDGSYTIAAGGSLTLRYRVLIHHGDEKQADVAAAWEQYAAGH; the protein is encoded by the coding sequence ATGACAAATAGGAAGTTGGCCCCCTTGGCGGCTGCAACCGGGGCTATGCTCCTGTTGAGCAGCGCGCTGCTTCAGGGGCAGGGACCCGTAGAAATCACTCGGACCGGAGACACGATTTCCGTTAGAATTGCCGGCGCTCCGTTCACCACTTACCACTTCGGCACGGAATCTCCCAAGCCCTATCTCTCGCCGCTGCGGAGCGCGCAGGGGACTATTGTGACGCGCGGTTGGCCCATGGTGACTGACCTGCCTGGCGAGGACCACGATCACCCTCACCAGCGTGCCATGTATTTCGGGCACGGCGACATCAACAAGATCGACTTCTGGGCGGAGAAGAACCTGACACGGGAGGAGCAGACCGTGAACGGCGTCTTCTATCCAAGCCAAGATCTGCCCAAGGGGCGTACGGTGATTCGCCGGATTGAAGAAATGCAGGGAGGCCCTAACTCAGGCGTGCTCCGTGCGGCTTTCGACCTTGTCAAGCCGGCTGGAGAAGTCATGGGCGAAGAAGTTCAGGCCTATACTTTTTCCGGGGACAAGAATAATCGCGTCATCGATTGCGCCTTCACGCTGCGTGCCAATCACGGGCCCCTGAAAATTGCCGACACCAAGGAAGGGACGTTCGCCATCCGCGTAGTCCATGCGCTTGACTCGCCGCCAGGCCGGATGGTCAATTCAAACGGTGGGGCAGGTGAAAAGGAAATCTGGGGGAAGAAGGCGAATTGGGTGGATTACAATGGCAAGGTGGATGGCGAAGAGGTTGGCATTGCCATTTTCGATAGTCCTCGCAATTTCCGGCATCCTACTACCTGGACGGCGAGAGGCTACGGCCTGTTTGGCGTCAATCCTTTCGGCCTGAGCGTGTTCTTCAACAATCCCAAACTCGACGGCAGTTACACGATCGCTGCGGGCGGCAGCCTAACCCTGCGCTATCGCGTGCTGATTCATCATGGCGATGAGAAGCAGGCCGATGTTGCGGCAGCATGGGAGCAGTATGCCGCAGGGCACTAA
- a CDS encoding polysaccharide biosynthesis tyrosine autokinase: protein MENEITPINRTQSVERLNGHYLREADILDVSPEESPRLLDYWHVILKRRWAVLTSLLIVFTTVAIGTFKQEPIYAGRVLIEINPEEPQVLSFQQIAQAGPAWDLQSYRETQYKILKSRSLSERVVRDLRLYQYPEFYRSRSFLGLVTKDPDKIPSSSDPNPPDPNSEAYGNSVGNFMRAVAVSPIERSNLVEVTFYSQNAALASRIANQLSEDYIDQNLQVKWNEALKASEWLSGRLVELKAKLKSSEDALQAYAAKNSILFIQNAVNAQAQSMANARLEQLEEEYTRAQGDRAQKQAQYSLVQAGKVQDLPGILDNRLIQTLEQTLSDLKRQYSELTATVKPGYPKAMALKKQIDTLQANLDHQKQALTQNIAQQYDAAVVRETYLNKLISQQEGLVDVVSQKTIQYNLLKREVDTNRSLYDGVLQRMKEAQVAAGLNASNIRVVDPAQVPKGPAKPRVMLNLAFGLILGLSMGVGLAFFQEYLDNTLKTPDEVESLLRLPSLGLIPSVHLNGSSKLLEQGITTIGNGSNGSYGLALQKDPMAVEAFRSLRTSILLSANPVPKLLLVTSALPGEGKTTTTVNLGATLSSLGSKVLIVDCDMRRPACHRAAGVKNSPGFVQCLTRRVQLSEAILPVNGVPNLSIIPCGPIPPNPAEVLSSSLTAELLKRLHAEFEYVLVDSPPILTVADSRILATITDAVVLVTRAYETPYDVVRRARTLLYGSGARILGVALNDVQIHKSNYGGKYGAYQQYGYGYGSDYRADGQAT, encoded by the coding sequence ATGGAAAATGAAATAACGCCGATCAATCGGACGCAAAGCGTCGAGCGCCTCAACGGGCATTACTTGCGCGAAGCTGACATTCTGGATGTCTCGCCCGAAGAGTCGCCACGGCTGCTGGATTATTGGCATGTGATCCTGAAGCGGCGATGGGCAGTGCTGACTTCCCTCCTGATCGTGTTCACCACCGTGGCCATCGGGACCTTCAAGCAAGAACCCATTTACGCCGGCAGGGTGCTGATCGAAATCAATCCCGAAGAGCCCCAGGTGCTGAGCTTCCAGCAGATTGCCCAGGCGGGGCCTGCATGGGACCTTCAGAGTTACCGTGAAACGCAGTATAAAATTCTAAAGAGCCGCTCGCTTTCAGAACGGGTGGTGCGGGACCTGCGCCTTTACCAGTATCCAGAGTTTTATCGAAGCCGCAGTTTTTTGGGGCTGGTCACGAAGGACCCCGACAAAATCCCTTCCTCCTCAGACCCGAACCCTCCGGACCCCAACTCGGAAGCGTACGGCAACAGCGTGGGCAATTTCATGAGGGCTGTCGCGGTCAGTCCCATTGAACGCAGCAATCTTGTTGAAGTCACCTTCTACTCTCAAAATGCGGCCTTGGCGTCGCGGATTGCCAATCAGCTAAGCGAAGACTATATCGACCAAAATCTCCAGGTGAAGTGGAATGAAGCCTTGAAGGCGTCGGAATGGCTTTCTGGGCGGCTGGTTGAGCTGAAGGCAAAGCTCAAATCTTCTGAAGATGCCCTGCAGGCCTATGCGGCTAAGAATTCCATCCTATTTATTCAGAACGCTGTAAACGCGCAGGCTCAGAGCATGGCCAATGCCCGCCTGGAACAGCTTGAGGAGGAGTACACCAGGGCCCAGGGGGACCGGGCCCAGAAGCAAGCCCAGTACAGCCTGGTCCAGGCAGGCAAGGTGCAGGACCTCCCAGGAATTCTTGACAACAGGCTCATTCAAACACTCGAGCAAACTCTTTCTGACCTGAAGCGCCAGTATTCCGAACTGACGGCTACCGTGAAACCTGGATATCCGAAAGCGATGGCCCTCAAGAAACAGATTGACACGCTCCAGGCTAATCTCGACCACCAGAAGCAGGCCCTGACTCAAAACATTGCGCAACAGTATGACGCCGCCGTTGTGCGGGAGACATATCTGAACAAGCTGATTAGCCAGCAGGAAGGGCTGGTGGACGTTGTCTCTCAAAAAACCATTCAGTACAACCTCCTGAAGCGCGAGGTGGACACGAACCGCTCGCTTTATGACGGCGTTCTGCAGCGGATGAAGGAAGCTCAGGTAGCCGCTGGATTGAACGCCAGTAATATCAGGGTGGTTGATCCGGCGCAGGTACCGAAAGGACCGGCCAAGCCCCGGGTGATGCTCAACCTTGCCTTCGGTTTAATTCTGGGCCTGAGCATGGGTGTGGGACTGGCATTCTTCCAGGAATATCTGGACAATACGCTCAAGACCCCTGATGAAGTGGAGTCTCTGCTTCGTCTTCCTTCTCTGGGCCTTATTCCCTCGGTCCATCTGAATGGTTCCTCAAAATTATTGGAACAGGGAATCACCACCATCGGGAATGGCTCGAATGGTTCCTACGGCCTGGCTTTGCAGAAAGACCCTATGGCTGTGGAGGCTTTCAGGTCCCTGCGAACGTCGATTCTGCTTTCAGCCAACCCCGTGCCCAAATTATTGCTGGTAACCAGCGCGCTGCCGGGTGAAGGCAAGACCACCACCACGGTGAACCTGGGCGCCACCCTATCCAGCCTGGGCAGCAAGGTCTTGATTGTGGATTGTGACATGCGGCGGCCTGCCTGCCATCGGGCAGCAGGAGTAAAAAACAGTCCGGGCTTTGTCCAATGCCTGACGAGGCGGGTCCAGCTCTCAGAGGCCATTTTGCCGGTCAATGGAGTTCCCAATCTTTCCATCATCCCCTGCGGACCCATCCCTCCCAACCCCGCGGAAGTTCTGTCGTCTTCGCTGACGGCGGAGCTGCTGAAGAGGCTCCACGCGGAATTCGAGTACGTGCTCGTCGATTCTCCACCTATTCTGACGGTCGCCGACAGCCGCATCCTTGCCACGATTACGGACGCGGTGGTCCTGGTCACCCGTGCCTATGAAACTCCCTACGACGTTGTTCGCAGGGCCAGGACATTGCTCTATGGGTCCGGGGCGCGCATTCTCGGGGTGGCACTGAACGATGTTCAGATCCACAAGTCGAATTATGGCGGCAAGTACGGCGCCTACCAGCAATACGGTTACGGATATGGCAGCGATTACCGCGCGGACGGCCAGGCGACGTAG
- a CDS encoding UDP-glucuronic acid decarboxylase family protein — protein MRILISGGAGFLGRHFCAAMLTQGNEVLCMDNLMTGRRENIGEFEQGPSFRFIIQDVTKPFEIEGPLDAVVHMACPASPPDYLRFPIETLEVGTIGTRNLLALTLAKKARFLLTSTSEVYGDPNVSPQTERYWGHVNPIGPRSVYDEAKRASEALTMAYHRRHGLDTRIARIFNTYGPWMRASDGRVVSNFIVQALEGKELTIYGDGSQTRSFCYVSDLIDGLMRLLLAGSDSRAAGAQAEDWGIHYPVNLGNPREEKIVAIARIITEMTGSPSPVGFHPLPTDDPKVRCPDISRARRLLGWEPKVSLEEGLQATIEYFREHTN, from the coding sequence ATGCGAATTTTAATCAGTGGGGGAGCAGGCTTTCTCGGCAGGCATTTTTGCGCGGCGATGCTTACGCAGGGGAATGAAGTCCTTTGCATGGACAATCTCATGACAGGACGCCGCGAAAACATAGGAGAATTTGAGCAAGGCCCGTCATTCCGGTTCATCATTCAGGACGTCACGAAACCCTTTGAAATCGAGGGGCCACTGGACGCTGTCGTTCACATGGCGTGTCCGGCAAGCCCACCTGATTATCTCCGGTTCCCGATTGAGACCCTGGAAGTGGGGACCATCGGAACCCGCAACTTGCTCGCCTTGACCCTGGCCAAGAAAGCGCGCTTTCTGCTCACCAGCACTTCGGAAGTTTACGGCGACCCGAATGTGAGCCCTCAAACCGAACGCTACTGGGGCCACGTGAATCCCATCGGTCCCCGGAGTGTCTATGACGAAGCCAAGCGAGCCTCTGAGGCCCTGACTATGGCCTATCATCGGCGCCACGGCCTGGACACTCGGATCGCAAGAATATTCAATACTTACGGCCCCTGGATGCGCGCCAGCGATGGCCGGGTAGTTTCCAATTTTATTGTTCAGGCCCTCGAGGGAAAGGAACTGACAATTTACGGCGATGGAAGCCAGACAAGAAGTTTCTGCTACGTCAGTGACCTGATCGACGGCCTGATGCGCCTCTTGCTGGCTGGCTCTGATTCCCGGGCGGCGGGCGCACAAGCAGAAGACTGGGGAATTCATTATCCGGTTAACCTTGGCAATCCGAGGGAAGAGAAAATCGTTGCTATCGCTCGAATCATCACGGAAATGACAGGCAGTCCAAGCCCGGTAGGTTTCCATCCTTTGCCGACCGACGACCCCAAGGTGCGCTGTCCAGACATCTCCCGCGCCCGCCGCCTGCTTGGATGGGAACCAAAAGTGTCGTTGGAAGAGGGACTGCAAGCCACAATCGAGTACTTCCGGGAACACACCAACTGA
- a CDS encoding class I SAM-dependent methyltransferase, which yields MAIGEEQAALCCDPELKRGLLKKLLMLGYCRAYGHPDLHTHIRWRALKPILSGGAFRGRPIVLEIGCSSGIISFAVARQHRNVSIVAVDADGAAIRTAESARSLNEVSNIDFRVLRVPGLESFADGTFDVVLLIDVIEHVVEDVILMKEIGRILKPGGKVIISTPTPNYPRIFGRRFHELVGHVRDGYWKGSLQVVLGDAGFGEMQCKPYTYPPSALVCFAFYRWLINLQPLSSCFSPLLNLFSYLDFLWPVRKERLACSLAMVAVKQG from the coding sequence ATGGCAATTGGCGAAGAACAGGCGGCCTTGTGCTGCGATCCAGAGTTGAAGCGCGGTTTGCTAAAGAAGCTTCTGATGCTGGGCTACTGCCGTGCTTACGGACATCCCGATCTTCATACTCATATCCGGTGGCGGGCCTTGAAGCCGATTCTTTCCGGCGGCGCCTTTCGCGGCCGTCCCATCGTACTGGAAATCGGCTGCTCTTCCGGGATCATATCATTTGCAGTAGCGCGGCAGCACCGGAATGTCAGCATCGTCGCAGTCGATGCTGACGGTGCAGCGATCCGAACCGCGGAAAGCGCAAGAAGCCTGAACGAAGTGTCGAACATTGATTTCCGGGTTCTGCGGGTTCCAGGCCTGGAAAGCTTTGCTGATGGAACGTTCGATGTGGTCTTGCTGATTGATGTTATTGAGCATGTGGTTGAGGATGTGATCCTGATGAAGGAGATTGGCCGGATTCTGAAACCGGGAGGGAAAGTGATCATCTCGACGCCAACGCCCAACTATCCCCGGATCTTCGGCCGGCGGTTTCATGAACTAGTTGGCCATGTTCGCGACGGATACTGGAAAGGAAGTCTGCAGGTCGTGCTGGGTGATGCAGGATTCGGTGAGATGCAATGCAAGCCGTACACCTATCCCCCCAGCGCACTGGTCTGTTTTGCCTTCTATCGCTGGCTTATCAATCTGCAACCCTTATCTTCGTGCTTCTCACCTCTGCTCAACCTGTTTTCCTATCTTGACTTCCTCTGGCCGGTTCGAAAAGAAAGGTTGGCGTGTTCACTTGCGATGGTCGCTGTCAAGCAAGGTTGA
- a CDS encoding flippase: MKDSLEATGLNSLGNFRLLVRRVLQSAVARNAFSLYSFRFSNYLLQLITIPYLVRVLGAESFGLLGFAQGLVNSFAVVVDYGFDWSATREISTRRENIASVSRVAMSIWGAKLCLCLLCLMALLPVTLLVAKVRMAALLVLALTGIMFGRVLFPTWLFQGLERMGAIAAINVSIRAIGLLALILLVRGPNDLLACAIILSGQAFLTGACGAVFAFLKFQIRLVSPSWRDIMTSLKDGWALFLSSGASILYLSGNAFILGMLVPDISVVGYYDAAERLVRVAMDPLGPIYQAFFPRINKLAHASKELTLREGRKVLALLVPLGIAIFAVMMVGSPIIVRLVFGAKFMASAGILRILSFNVLNLALAAVWSTLMMMSFKRDYAVVKILLGAGLVNVGLAFLLVPAYGAKGMAACVVAAETFVNVSSFLYTLKHGLNPLRLKVGQQGD, encoded by the coding sequence ATGAAAGATTCCCTCGAAGCAACAGGATTGAACTCCCTCGGGAATTTTCGGCTGCTAGTCCGGCGGGTCCTCCAAAGCGCGGTCGCGCGAAACGCTTTTTCCCTCTACTCGTTCCGCTTTTCCAACTATCTCCTCCAATTAATCACTATTCCTTATCTGGTCCGTGTATTGGGCGCTGAATCTTTCGGCCTCCTTGGGTTCGCCCAGGGTCTGGTCAACAGTTTTGCCGTCGTCGTTGATTATGGATTTGACTGGTCCGCCACGCGGGAGATATCGACCCGGAGGGAGAACATTGCGTCGGTCAGCCGTGTCGCAATGAGCATCTGGGGAGCGAAACTTTGCCTTTGCCTGCTTTGCCTCATGGCGTTGCTTCCTGTCACCTTGCTGGTTGCCAAAGTAAGGATGGCCGCATTGCTTGTTTTGGCCCTGACGGGCATCATGTTTGGGAGGGTACTCTTCCCGACCTGGCTCTTTCAGGGCCTCGAAAGAATGGGAGCTATCGCCGCTATCAACGTTTCGATCAGAGCGATCGGATTGCTGGCCTTGATTCTTCTTGTGCGTGGTCCCAATGACCTCCTGGCTTGCGCCATCATTCTGTCCGGGCAAGCGTTTCTTACAGGGGCTTGTGGCGCGGTCTTTGCTTTTTTGAAGTTCCAAATTCGGCTTGTCTCGCCGAGCTGGCGCGACATCATGACGAGTTTGAAGGACGGCTGGGCCCTGTTTCTGTCTTCTGGGGCGTCAATACTTTATCTTTCAGGGAACGCCTTCATATTGGGAATGCTGGTTCCGGACATTTCAGTGGTGGGCTATTATGATGCCGCGGAACGTCTCGTTAGAGTGGCAATGGATCCGCTGGGTCCGATCTACCAGGCGTTCTTTCCCAGGATCAATAAGCTGGCCCACGCTTCGAAGGAGCTTACCCTTCGCGAAGGTAGAAAGGTCCTTGCTCTACTGGTCCCGCTTGGAATCGCAATCTTTGCAGTGATGATGGTTGGCTCGCCCATCATCGTGAGACTGGTGTTTGGAGCGAAGTTCATGGCCTCGGCAGGCATTTTGCGAATCCTTTCTTTCAATGTCCTGAACCTGGCGCTGGCTGCGGTCTGGTCAACGCTGATGATGATGTCCTTCAAGCGGGACTATGCCGTGGTTAAGATACTACTTGGCGCTGGACTGGTGAACGTGGGGCTCGCCTTTCTGCTGGTTCCTGCTTACGGAGCAAAGGGCATGGCCGCATGTGTCGTGGCTGCTGAAACCTTTGTTAACGTAAGCTCTTTCCTTTACACGCTGAAGCACGGTTTGAATCCGCTCCGACTCAAGGTCGGGCAACAGGGGGACTGA
- a CDS encoding FAD-dependent oxidoreductase, whose amino-acid sequence MARETYGDGKQRMMQRIVIIGAGPTGMGAGLRLADLGHENWALYERQDYPGGHAASFVDEHGFTWDEGGHVIFSHFPYFDQLIDRFLGDEVHERIRESWIVNGRNWVPYPFQNNLRYLPKEAQVECLLGAARAWGNSSANRACNFRDWIVATFGDGIAAQFMFPYNTKVWTTPLEEMSKDWIADRVSVVDFKRLLHNVVCGQDDLGWGPNSKFKFPLHGGTGELYRRVSTHLGDHITYGKDLVEVDMQRRTVSFADGTGERFDSLISTVPVDRLVNLLKPAENRLIEAASQLKHNNLVVLGVGLKKKLDTTKCWVYFPSPEIPFYRATYFSNYSPFNVPRGDVEHYSSLMCEVSLRDGSSIDRNDLMERAVAGLIREGLLEPGDRERVVSRYVREVPYSYPIPTLDRDAALEIILPGLLQMKIYSRGRFGAWRYEVGNMDHSVMMGVEAVDHILEGKREKVVHDDC is encoded by the coding sequence ATGGCCCGAGAAACATACGGTGATGGCAAACAGAGAATGATGCAGCGAATTGTGATTATTGGGGCAGGACCGACGGGCATGGGCGCAGGCTTGAGATTAGCCGACCTCGGTCACGAAAACTGGGCCTTGTATGAGCGTCAAGATTACCCGGGCGGGCATGCGGCGTCTTTTGTTGACGAACACGGGTTTACCTGGGACGAAGGCGGGCATGTCATCTTTTCCCATTTCCCCTACTTCGATCAGTTGATCGACAGGTTCCTCGGAGATGAGGTCCATGAGCGCATCCGCGAAAGCTGGATTGTCAACGGCCGCAATTGGGTACCGTATCCTTTCCAGAACAACCTCCGCTATCTTCCCAAAGAAGCTCAGGTCGAGTGCCTGCTGGGCGCGGCCAGGGCATGGGGAAATTCAAGCGCGAACCGCGCTTGCAATTTTCGGGATTGGATCGTGGCAACGTTCGGGGATGGAATTGCCGCCCAGTTCATGTTTCCTTACAATACCAAGGTTTGGACGACGCCGCTGGAGGAGATGTCAAAGGACTGGATTGCGGACCGCGTCTCTGTGGTGGACTTCAAACGCCTGCTCCACAACGTTGTTTGCGGCCAGGATGACCTGGGCTGGGGTCCCAACAGCAAATTCAAGTTCCCTTTGCATGGCGGAACGGGTGAACTCTATCGCCGGGTCAGCACGCATCTTGGCGACCACATCACATATGGAAAGGACCTGGTGGAAGTCGATATGCAACGGCGCACCGTATCGTTCGCCGATGGGACCGGCGAACGATTCGATTCGCTCATCAGCACGGTCCCGGTTGATCGGCTGGTCAATCTCCTGAAACCTGCTGAAAATCGGCTCATCGAAGCTGCGAGCCAGTTGAAGCACAACAATCTGGTCGTGCTCGGAGTAGGGCTGAAAAAGAAACTCGATACAACGAAGTGCTGGGTCTATTTCCCGTCACCTGAGATTCCATTTTATCGGGCGACATACTTTTCCAATTACTCACCCTTTAACGTCCCGCGCGGCGACGTGGAACATTACAGCTCTTTGATGTGTGAGGTCTCTTTGCGGGATGGCTCGTCGATTGACCGCAATGACCTGATGGAACGCGCCGTAGCGGGGCTCATCCGCGAAGGCCTGCTGGAACCTGGCGACCGTGAGCGGGTGGTTTCACGCTATGTTCGGGAAGTGCCGTATTCTTACCCTATCCCCACGCTGGACCGTGATGCCGCGCTGGAGATCATCCTGCCCGGACTTTTGCAGATGAAGATTTATTCGCGTGGCAGGTTCGGGGCCTGGCGCTACGAAGTGGGGAACATGGACCACTCCGTGATGATGGGAGTGGAAGCCGTTGATCACATCCTGGAAGGCAAGCGGGAGAAGGTGGTCCATGACGACTGCTAA